A part of Rattus norvegicus strain BN/NHsdMcwi chromosome 4, GRCr8, whole genome shotgun sequence genomic DNA contains:
- the Mthfd2 gene encoding bifunctional methylenetetrahydrofolate dehydrogenase/cyclohydrolase, mitochondrial → MVSVSLSALAVRLLRPTHGCHSRLQSFHLAAVRNEAVVISGRKLAQQIKQEVRQEVEEWVASGNKRPHLSVILVGDNPASHSYVLNKTRAAAEVGINSETIVKPASVSEEELLNSIRTLNDDENVDGLLVQLPLPEHIDERKICNAVSPDKDVDGFHVINVGRMCLDQYSMLPATPWGVWEILKRTGIPTLGKNVVVAGRSKNVGMPIAMLLHTDGAHERPGGDATVTISHRHTPKEQLKKHTILADIVISAAGIPNLITADMIKEGATVIDVGINRVQDPVTAKPKLVGDVDFEGVKKKAGYITPVPGGVGPMTVAMLMKNTIIAAKKVLRPEELEVLKSTQRGVATN, encoded by the exons atggtttctgtttccttgtctgCGCTGGCAGTGCGGTTGTTGCGCCCCACGCACGGCTGCCACTCCCGCCTACAGTCCTTCCACCTGGCGGCAGTACG AAATGAAGCCGTGGTCATTTCTGGAAGGAAGCTGGCCCAGCAGATTAAGCAAGAAGTACGGCAGGAGGTGGAAGAGTGGGTGGCCTCGGGCAACAAGCGGCCACACCTCAGTGTCATTCTGGTTGGCGACAATCCTGCCAGTCACTCCTATGTTCTCAACAAAACCAGGGCAGCAGCTGAAGTGG GAATCAACAGTGAGACAATTGTGAAACCAGCCTCAGTGTCAGAGGAAGAGCTGTTGAATTCAATCAGGACATTGAATGACGATGAGAATGTAGATGGCCTCCTTGTTCAGCTGCCACTCCCAG agcaCATTGACGAGAGAAAGATCTGCAATGCTGTTTCTCCTGACAAGGATGTTGATGGCTTTCATGTCATCAACGTTGGGCGCATGTGTTTGGACCAGTATTCCATGCTGCCAGCAACTCCATGGGGCGTGTGGGAGATACTCAAGCGAACAG GCATTCCAACCTTAGGGAAGAATGTGGTAGTGGCTGGCAGGTCCAAAAACGTTGGGATGCCAATTGCAATGCTGCTGCACACGGATGGGGCACACGAGCGGCCTGGGG GTGATGCCACAGTCACAATATCTCATCGGCACACTCCCAAAGAACAGCTGAAGAAGCACACGATCCTTGCGGACATTGTGATATCTGCTGCTG GCATTCCAAACCTCATCACAGCTGACATGATCAAGGAAGGAGCAACAGTCATCGACGTGGGGATAAACAGAGTTCAAGATCCTGTCACCGCAAAGCCCAAGTTGGTTGGAGATGTGGATTTTGAAG GAGTCAAGAAGAAAGCTGGTTACATCACTCCTGTCCCTGGGGGTGTTGGTCCCATGACAGTGGCCATGCTCATGAAGAACACCATTATTGCTGCAAAGAAAGTGCTCAGGCCAGAGGAGCTGGAAGTGTTGAAGTCCACACAGCGCGGAGTTGCCACCAACTAG
- the Mthfd2 gene encoding bifunctional methylenetetrahydrofolate dehydrogenase/cyclohydrolase, mitochondrial isoform X1, protein MVSVSLSALAVRLLRPTHGCHSRLQSFHLAAVRNEAVVISGRKLAQQIKQEVRQEVEEWVASGNKRPHLSVILVGDNPASHSYVLNKTRAAAEVAGSWIGHSSQLRQKGRKTPGARPLTVTRADAGTSKPAASRLMSYGINSETIVKPASVSEEELLNSIRTLNDDENVDGLLVQLPLPEHIDERKICNAVSPDKDVDGFHVINVGRMCLDQYSMLPATPWGVWEILKRTGIPTLGKNVVVAGRSKNVGMPIAMLLHTDGAHERPGGDATVTISHRHTPKEQLKKHTILADIVISAAGIPNLITADMIKEGATVIDVGINRVQDPVTAKPKLVGDVDFEGVKKKAGYITPVPGGVGPMTVAMLMKNTIIAAKKVLRPEELEVLKSTQRGVATN, encoded by the exons atggtttctgtttccttgtctgCGCTGGCAGTGCGGTTGTTGCGCCCCACGCACGGCTGCCACTCCCGCCTACAGTCCTTCCACCTGGCGGCAGTACG AAATGAAGCCGTGGTCATTTCTGGAAGGAAGCTGGCCCAGCAGATTAAGCAAGAAGTACGGCAGGAGGTGGAAGAGTGGGTGGCCTCGGGCAACAAGCGGCCACACCTCAGTGTCATTCTGGTTGGCGACAATCCTGCCAGTCACTCCTATGTTCTCAACAAAACCAGGGCAGCAGCTGAAGTGG CTGGCTCATGGATTGGTCATTCATCTCAGCTACgtcagaagggaaggaagacacCAGGTGCTCGACCACTGACTGTCACACGAGCAGACGCAGGCACTTCTAAGCCAGCTGCTTCTAGACTGATGTCATATG GAATCAACAGTGAGACAATTGTGAAACCAGCCTCAGTGTCAGAGGAAGAGCTGTTGAATTCAATCAGGACATTGAATGACGATGAGAATGTAGATGGCCTCCTTGTTCAGCTGCCACTCCCAG agcaCATTGACGAGAGAAAGATCTGCAATGCTGTTTCTCCTGACAAGGATGTTGATGGCTTTCATGTCATCAACGTTGGGCGCATGTGTTTGGACCAGTATTCCATGCTGCCAGCAACTCCATGGGGCGTGTGGGAGATACTCAAGCGAACAG GCATTCCAACCTTAGGGAAGAATGTGGTAGTGGCTGGCAGGTCCAAAAACGTTGGGATGCCAATTGCAATGCTGCTGCACACGGATGGGGCACACGAGCGGCCTGGGG GTGATGCCACAGTCACAATATCTCATCGGCACACTCCCAAAGAACAGCTGAAGAAGCACACGATCCTTGCGGACATTGTGATATCTGCTGCTG GCATTCCAAACCTCATCACAGCTGACATGATCAAGGAAGGAGCAACAGTCATCGACGTGGGGATAAACAGAGTTCAAGATCCTGTCACCGCAAAGCCCAAGTTGGTTGGAGATGTGGATTTTGAAG GAGTCAAGAAGAAAGCTGGTTACATCACTCCTGTCCCTGGGGGTGTTGGTCCCATGACAGTGGCCATGCTCATGAAGAACACCATTATTGCTGCAAAGAAAGTGCTCAGGCCAGAGGAGCTGGAAGTGTTGAAGTCCACACAGCGCGGAGTTGCCACCAACTAG